The nucleotide window CATGCCGTTCACATAGGTCGGGTTCTGGTAGGGGTCGAGGATCTGCAGCTCGTAGCCCAGGTCGCCTTTGCCCAGGGAAGCCAGGAACACGCCACTATTGCCGCGCACCTGTCCTTCGCCGGTAATACCGGCCGGTATTCGCCACTCCAGATGCAAGCGGTAGCTGCCGAAGGTGCGCTGGGTTTCGATGTTGCCTTTCGACTTATCCACGGTCAGCACCCCATCGGCCACCGTCCACTGCGCGGGCTGGGTGCGGTCATCCGCCGACACCCACTCGCTCAGGCTCTTGCCGTCGAACAGCACAATGGCGCCGGCTGGGGGCGGGGTGGTTTTCAGCTTGCCCCGCACCGTTTTCGGGACAGGCTTCCACACTTCGGTGTCTTCCGGCTTGCCGGCTTGCTGAGCGTGGGCCGTCATGGATAAGCCTAAGAGGGCAGCAGTCAGGAATGGGAATTTCATTGGAGTTGGCAGAATATGCAGCGGCTAAGATGGGCACGAAACGTCGTTTTCACTGTCATTCCGAGCGAAGTGAGGAATCTGGCTTAGTCTTCAGCAAACAACCCAGATTCCTCACTTCGTTCGGAATGACAAAAGTCCTTTTGGCACCTTGCAGTCGTTAGGACAATTTCAAACGTCGCAGAGCTGAACGGCCTGGCGCAGGGAAGCCAGCTTATCGGGTTGCTGGGGAATGAACTCCTGGGCCACGTAGCCTTTGAAGCCGGTGGCGCGGATGGCGCGCATGATGGCGGGGTAGTTCAATTCCTGGGCATCGTTCAGCTCGTGGCGGCCAGGCACGCCAGCGGTGTGGTAGTGGGCAATGTAGGGGTGAAACTCGGTGAGGGTGCGGATAACGTCCCCCTCGTTGACTTGCATGTGGTAGATGTCGTAGAGCAGTTTGAAGTGCTCCGAGCCCAGCCGCTTGGCCAGCTCCACGCCCCAGGCGGTCCGGTCGCACTGGTAGTCTTTATGGTCGATTTTGCTGTTGAGCAGCTCCATCACCAGCACCACGTTGTGCTGCTCGGCCAGCTTCAGCAGCGGCTTCAGGCCGGTCACGCAGTTCGCCCAGCCCTGCTCGTCGGTCTTGCCCCGGCGGCTGCCGCTAAAGCAGATCAGGTTGCGGTAGCCGGCTTTGGCTACCTGCGGAATCAGCTCGGCGTACTGCTTTTGCAGGCGGGCGTGAAACTGCGGGTCGTTGAAACCATCGGTGAGGTTGATTTCCGCCCCATTGCACATGGACGAGTCCAGCCCGTATTTTTTCAGCGTAGGCCAGTCCTGCGGCCCGACCAGGTCAATACCCCGGATACCCATTTCCTTAGCGGCGGCGCAGAGCTTTTCCAATGACAGATCGGCGAAGCACCAGCGGCACACCG belongs to Hymenobacter sp. J193 and includes:
- a CDS encoding DUF1080 domain-containing protein, which codes for MKFPFLTAALLGLSMTAHAQQAGKPEDTEVWKPVPKTVRGKLKTTPPPAGAIVLFDGKSLSEWVSADDRTQPAQWTVADGVLTVDKSKGNIETQRTFGSYRLHLEWRIPAGITGEGQVRGNSGVFLASLGKGDLGYELQILDPYQNPTYVNGMAGSIYKQRIPLANPGRKPGEWQSYDVLWLAPTFKPDGTVLTPARVTVKFNGVAVQKNVALAGPTRYIGPPQYEPHGAAPIKLQSHGDPSAPISFRNIWVQELK
- a CDS encoding hydroxypyruvate isomerase family protein; protein product: MAATWNRRAALKGLLTSTAAVGTLGLAGAAAPAAKPTIMPAALKGNIRHAVCRWCFADLSLEKLCAAAKEMGIRGIDLVGPQDWPTLKKYGLDSSMCNGAEINLTDGFNDPQFHARLQKQYAELIPQVAKAGYRNLICFSGSRRGKTDEQGWANCVTGLKPLLKLAEQHNVVLVMELLNSKIDHKDYQCDRTAWGVELAKRLGSEHFKLLYDIYHMQVNEGDVIRTLTEFHPYIAHYHTAGVPGRHELNDAQELNYPAIMRAIRATGFKGYVAQEFIPQQPDKLASLRQAVQLCDV